Genomic segment of Panicum virgatum strain AP13 chromosome 2K, P.virgatum_v5, whole genome shotgun sequence:
CATCTTGTGGGAGGTTCGAAGTTTCAGATTGCTAGTATGACGACGATCCAGGTACCTTGCCAGACTGAAGATCAGCTATCAGACAGTCAGAACTATCGCCAAGAACAGCGACAAGCTTGGCATCAGGACTCACTGATGTGTCCTGTTGTGGATACAAAACTAGAGATGTTATAGTGGAACAAGACTGAATTACAGACTACCAGAGGAAGACATGAATATTGACTCACATTGACTGGCCATGGAAATGTTAAGTGGCTAAGTAGCCTGAATCTCTCGGTATCAAAAACTCTGACAGCACAGTCGTTGTTGCCAGCAATCACTCGTGTAGATCCACTGCATTAAGATAGTTATTTCTGAGTACTTGCAAATTCAAAATCTTAATACTGACTAGTAAGCTACTCACTTGGGAGACTCGTACAAATCTACAGTATTTGTGATGTTATCATCATCTTCAGTAACACTTGTACAGAAAGCCACTCCAGGTTGATCAACGTACTGTCCAAATACAAATGCATGAGCTAGCATAGAAACAATGAATGAAAGCTGTGCACACCTTGGACTCGCCGTACCTTGCAAACTAGTTCACCCCGGAAACCACCAGCAACCATAAGATTGTCTCTTACGGCCATTGAGCAGATCTGCATTCTGAACAACGGACGAGCTCCCTGGACCTTCTGTGAAGTAGGGGATTGGGTTGGAAATAGAATATATGAAGAAtaccaaaaacaaaaatataatcTCATGCAAAAGAGAGCAAACCTGCTTTGGAAAtacattgtctatcacattgaGCACTTCCTCCCCTCTCTGAAGAAGAGAAGACCAGTGCATCACTGAATAATTCTGGGCCATGTAGACATCATGCTTTGATGTGGCCCAAACAAGGTCCCTCAGCTGCAGATTTCCAGAATATGGTTACCACCTTTGGGGTAGAAAAGAACTAAGAACAGTATCTCATAAGTGGTGTTCCATACAACAGAAAACACACAGATGGCTGTATTTTTTCTAGCAACAAAATGCTGACAATTAGTTGTTCACAGTAGTCGATAGGCTAGCTGTAGTATACTCTAGTAAAAAGCAAGCCACCTATTATCAAATTAGGGGTGTAACAAGATTAGGGAAAATAGTCTCTCGACAAGCACACTGCAAAAGAGAATCAAAATGCATAACAGCATGACAAACAAATAAAATGAGCAGCACGATTAGGTATTCTCCATGGCAAAGAATCAGCCAGAAATCAGATAAATGCAACCAATGTTCTGCGTTTCCACCTGTCTAAGTCTAAGTGTGTTTCCTTTGGTGGAAGCTCAAAATTCACACAAGCCAGAGCCACTAGACACCCACCCATACACCTATCTATACCTTCTGTAAATTCAGTAACATGTTTGGCATTTAGCAACATCTGACAGTGACTAGTTACATCAGAAAGAAACATGTTATTGATGATATACTACAATCACCAATAACATTTGAAGCAGCCTCCATTTTTTTTGCAAGACATTCTCTTATATGATACAAAAGAAATGCAGAACAAAAGTTTCTGTCCTCCGATTGGTTTACCATTTATGGAAATGTCTCTATGAAACAGCACGATGTATGTAATCATTTATAAGAAACTCAATAGACAACGTCGGGAAAGAGAACTGGTAATAACAACCAACCATGTTGTTAACAGCAGAAACAACTGACACACATGCACCGTTATTTCACTTAGCTAGCATTACAACAGAACATTCAGATAATTATTTGTCAAAAGTTGACACCACATGCAATGTCCTGCATAAAATTTTGTTAGCCCCTACTTAAGATCCAACCTGCCAAAAAAATGCGAGCATGAATTATCCAGCAGAGGCTCGCTTATCATAAACAACCTACCATACCATATTCGACAGTTGTCTTCATAACAACGCCGGCCGCTGAGGATGCTTGTCCACCTGCTTATGGGCTCTGGTGAAAGGATAATGTAGCAGTGATGTCCTATATCACAGCAGTGTTAATTGTAGATAAATACTACAGCTTCAACTAGCATATCTAACTAAACTCATCACACAGCCTGCAATCAGCGTTATGGTATTACGGTTACACTCTAGAATGAAGAGAAAAGCGTAAGTAGGAACCAGAAACTTCACCTACTGAAACGGAAAGTGGTCAATCCTTCAAAAATATCATAACATCTACAAAACAGAATAAGGGCGTAAATGCAAATAGCTAACATTTGTAGAATGAACATTTCAACATTCTTATTGGTTTTTTCTAAGCCTATGTTTATTCTTCTTACTCGCGTATACTGACTAACTGGCCGACTAAATCACCTTTTGTTGTGAATGACTATTGATAGGCAAAAATGCAATGCattatgccattatgaaaaaaaaaaatcaagggcaaaaaaaaaatcttgtgaCCAGCAAGGCTTGAAGGGGGGAAAACACTCTTGTCAATCCAACAGGCTGCTGGGTCACTTTGACATTACCATGAATTCTTTTACGAATGCTGGGAAGTGAAAACCAATTTAATTGTAAAAGATATATACCTGAAAATGAACTACTGTTGACCTGGCAAGTCTTGTGTTGAAGCAGAAGTCATAGAATGTGCCTTTTTTATCCACTTGTTTGCACTCCTATAAAAGGCGCGATAAATGTTACACAAATTGTGTGACAAAGATTGCATACATCCCTAACAGGAAAGCTGAGTCAATAGCAAGTTTCTGAGTTTCTGGAATCTTTTCGTGTCCTActtcaaactggaaatgtttgGAAACTGCGTGACATGAACCATTCAATGTTTGAGATAAGCACCTAAGATACAAGAACTAATTAAGTCATAAAAGGTAGCAGAATTATGACTATATCCCACTGAACATACTACTCTAACAGATTGAACTCAAAGTATGAAAAACTATTGAGAAACTACTATAAAATGCAAGTGAAATAGATTGCATAATGATACTCCATAAAGTACACAATCGGTAGTTCAGCAATGGTCAGCTTAATTTATGATGTGGCTTCATGAAAGCTCAAGGACTATTGGAAGAGATAATTGACTTGTTGCAGAGTAAGACAACCATACAGAACATTTAATCTCACCGAGTCCAACAATTCGTGCGACCTGGAGAGGCTCTCATAGTTCCTGTACCCATTCAGCCTCTTACCACGGTAATCGTCTCTACTGTATTGCAGCCTCTCCCACGGTATCCCTTGCATATCTTTCCCGTTTCTATACTCCGCAGCAGAAGTGGTGTCGTACTTGTTCTTATTCTACAGCAAGCATAAAAACTGGGTGTTTGTTATGAAGCTCAGTGAGAAGGCAAAGCAAAATATGCACCTACAAAGGgccacagaaaaaaaaaacaaggaacCAGCACACACGATTTTTCGCATGATGCAGCATCTGTTTTTGCCAACCAAGAAAAACAGAACAAAAGCTGAAGCTCATTTTCCACCCGAAGTGGCAGTTTGGTGGGTTCTCCAGGTGTCGATATTTTCATCAACTTAATACCTTGGCCACCTGCCACTGACCATTTCCACTCGCTACTGCCAGCAGCAGGAGTCGCGTAATCGTGTTTTGCACATCCTTCCAAAAGTTGTTACTCATGTATATGATGATGCCTCTATGCTAGTACAAACTAAATAGTTCACCCACCAAACTAGAGAAACTACAGTGCCAGTGTTACTGTACGCCTAAAATATGTGATCTTACGAAACGAGGTAACAATGAACAAGAAAAACAGCGTCTGTGACAAGACACAACTGAATCTGGGCAGTCAAAACCCCTTTCTCCGTACCTGTCCAGAGGtatcgccggcggcgccgccgaacCTGTCGAACTCCAAGTCGTCGTAGTCGTCCAGCAGCTCCAAGTCGTCGACCAAGTCCATGTCCATCGTCTCTACGAGCAGGCTAAGGAAACGAACCAGGGGAAAAAAAACTGTGTGAATTGGCTGAGAAACCAAAAGCTGCAGCGCATAAAAACAGCAAGGAATCGGCGCGTGGAGCAGAAAGGGGGAGAAGCAGCAGCGATACCTGGGACGCGCCGAATGATTCGGGTCCCGTGAAGCTGGGGTCGTGCGCGAGATCCTCGGATGGGGCACCTGAACTTCCGATTCGACGCGCGAGACGAATCGAATCGagtggctccgcggcggggaagGCGGGTGGAGGTGCGAGCGACGGAGCGAGGGAGGGAGGACGCGGTCGGCGAGTGAAGGGTGTGCACGGCGTTTATACCGCCGCTGGGCAGAGGGGGGGCGTTACGACGGGAGCCGTTTCCGTCATGTCAGCCGCCGCCGTTCGGCGCGGGCCGCGGAGGCCGTCGTCCGCCTCGTggtctctctcggccgccgctcccctgctcaCCACCGGTGCAGGTGGGAGCCACGCGTAGCTCCAGCCTGCGACGCGGCGTGACTCGTGTGCGGCGGCCTGCGCCATGTCTGCTGACGCCTTCCTGAAACACACCGTATGCTTGGATTGGAGCCATCCGGCCTCGGTGACGTTCATCACAAGCCGGACGTTCCTGGACGGCGAGACGCTTGCACGtcgcaagttttttttttctcttggaaATAAATTGCTCGTCGCAAGTTACGGGGAGATCCGACGTGCTTCAGCTCGTTAATCGCCCCGTTAATCAGAGGTGCCATGAGCCCAGGACCCTGTACTGTAACCAGTTCTGGACGGGAGGATCGACGAGCTCTGTTCAGTGTGGAGCCTCGTGAAGGGCCTGGTTGGCGGGACTCCGGCTCCTTAAAAAACAGCTGACTCCtctggtggagcggcttctctgatGGAGTTGGAGCTGTTTTGAAAAATGTTTGTCAAAACGGCTTCACCTGTTGGATTGAAGTAGTAAAATGTCTAAATTACCCATCAttgtattttttcttttctcttctttttttcttcttatttattcctctctttttttctccctttttcttttttccctctcttcctccttaTCTACTCAGGCGCCTCTCCTCCACTGCCGCCGACTGCCTCGGCCCGCCTCGGCCCCGCCTGGGCCGCGCGCTGCctttgccgccgcccgcctcgggAGCGTGCTCcatccgccgctgccggccactcggatcccgcctcggcctcgcgctacctccgccgctgccccccGCTCGGCCACGCCTCGGCCGCGCGCTGGCTCCGTCGCCTCCCTTCTCCACGCCGCCGGACGCCTTGGGCGcgggctccctccgccgccgccggccgctcggaCCCCGCCtcggccgcgccctccgccgtcgATGGCCGCTCGGCCGCGTGCTGCCTCCACCGCAGCTTGTCTCCACGCCGCCGGACGCCTCGGGCGCCTGCTCCCTCCACCGCCGTCGGCCGCTCAAACCCCGCCTCTGCCGCGCGGTTcctctgccgctgccgctggccACTCGGGCCCTGCCTCGGAGGGGCATTCTGGGACGTTAGGGGGCGGAGCCGCTTGGAGCCACGAAAACGTGGCTCCGCCTCCCGTATAGAAGCCGCACCTGGCTCCAAGTCCGGCTTCGGGTCCGGAGCTGCAGCAAAAACAGGTGTTTGTCAGGGCTCCGGCCGGAGACGTTTGTGGAGCCGCTtgcggagccctgccaaacatgGCTGAAGTCGTGATCGGTtggtgggtggggtggggtggggtggggccgTGAGCGTGAGGGGCCTGCATCGAAAACCTTCGATACGACAGTGGGGACAGCGAATTGGATGACGATGACCCGTGATTGGCGCAGCACTAGCAGGTGTACTGGTGGTCTGTGGACGAGGCTGCCGTCTCACCAGTCGTTGCTCGGGGACCATTTGCCCTCTTTGCACATTTGCTGGGACAGGCGGACGTGACCGGCAAGTGCACGGAGCATCGTCTGGTTGCTGTTGATTCAAGATGGCAACTAAATCCGTGCGGATACTAACTTCACAGATCCGCACCCGCAAGTCCAAATTCTCACCCGCAACCCGCTGCGGGTATAAAATGGTACCCGTACCCGTTATCCGCGGATACCTGCGTACCTACGGGCATGCCCATGTACccgcaaaattttaaaaatcaaACATATAATTCATTTTTAACAGAAAGCAAAAACTAATATATAGCAACCAAGTAAATTCAAGCCAGCAAATAAATAGTCTGATACATCTAAGCCAACAAATAAATAGTCTGGTCCATGATACATCCATCCATCTTAAATCAAAGCCAACAAACAAATAGAAGCATACAAAAATCCAAGAGTCATTGATCAACACCATTATTACATAAATTATTCAGTTGAACCAAGCAAATAGTGGAAACTCATCAGTCGGAATCAGCACTATTGATGCAAGAATCTGCCTTCATTTCTTCTTGAATGTCTTCAAGGCATGACCAGAAGCTATTGGCCCTATCACCATCATCTACAATCAAGTTTCACAAACATTAGTAGCTGCAGTTTATAGTTCTTATATGAAAAATACAACACAGTTATGCAAATACAGATTAGTATAGTACAATACTACCTTTGAGAGTGTGACGAAGCCAACTTTGCCCACACATCAAAGCTTCCAATATCTTAGGAGTAAGACGGCTGCGATGCTCACTCAAAACCCTTCCACTAGTGCTAAAAGCTGATTCAGAAGCTACTGTTGTGATTGGAATAGCTAGGATGTCCCGAGTAATTTGCCTCAAAGTGGGATAACGGGTTCCCTCCAACTTCCACCAACCAAGGATATCAAAATAATTATCATCATGAGGAAGGGTTTCTTCATCCAAATAGCGATCTAGCTCATTCTTACTTCGAACATAGCTATTAGTCTTCTTATTTGTAGCAAGAGTTTTAAAAATTGATAACACAGCTGCTGCATCAACTGAAGAACTAGCACCACTAGATGATGTACCCACATAGTCATGTTCTTTAACTTGGTAGTGTTTCATCAAATCAGATAGCAATTCATGAGCCTCTTCcacataaatttcagcattttcttCACCAAAAAGGGCAATATAGCAAGCATGTAGCATTGTCATCTTAAGACGTGGATCAAGAATGACAGCAACAGCCATAAGACCATGTATATCAGCCCAATACTTGTCATATTTTTCTATCATGGCAGCAGACATTTCCCTATTTTTTTCATGCTCATCATGCTCCCAAGATTTGATTTTAAGTTTGATCTCACATACTTTAGGGAAAAAAGGTTGGCTGTCACATATTTAGTATCGGAAAATAGCTCAGTGAGGTCATAGAATAATCCTAATTTATCACAAACTATACTAGCAAATATCCAGTCATTTGGTGGTGGACAAACATAGTTCCTATCAAGCTCACCCAAGCATTCGAAAACCTTCCTATAGGGTATAGCAATCTTAAGCATGATATAGGTTGAGTTCCATCTAGTTTTACAATCTAGTTGCAACTTCTTGACCAATTCAACCTTTTCATCTAGTGCTGTTTTCTCAAACTTTTCATACCTCTTTGGTGTAGCAACCCAGTAAGCAATACTGTCTCGAATGTTTGAAACTGCACTTGCAATGACTTCCATGCCATCTTTGACGATGAGATTGAGAATGTGTGCGCAGCACCGCATATGCAGCCATTTTCCTCTCAAAAGCATATTAGTTGCACCAAGCCTTGTCTCCATTAACCCAATCATGCTATCATTGGTGCTGCAATTGTCAAGAGTGACAGTTGATACCCTCCGATCAATATCCCAGCTTTGGAGGCACTTGTGCAATGCATCACAAATAGCTTCTGCAGTATGGGGGGCACGGCACATACATAAACCTACACATAACAAAGCATAGTTCAGTTGTAAAGTTCAtaatttatagaaaatataaATCTGAACAGCAAGCAACAATTCATGAAAAGAAAGATAATCACCTCAAAATGCAGCTTTTAAGCATCCACGAGTCATCAATAAAATGTCCAGTGACAACCATATAACCTCTTTTTTGATTATCAGCTGTCCAAAGATCAGTTGTAACAGCAACACGGCAATTGGTCCTTTGCAAGAATATCCTAGCTTTCCTTTTCTCACCCTCATAGAAATGCATTATGTCCCTTCTAATAGTGTTTCTAGTACCCATTTTAAACAAAGGTTGCAAGGCACTAACAAACTTACGAAAACCATGGTGATCAACAATGGACAGTGGGTACTCATGCAATATAATCATGGAATAAAGAGCTTTCCTAGCTACTTCTTGATCAAACACATAGTTTTCTACACTCACTGCTCCTTTTTCAGTGGTTCCAAACCGCAAATTAGTTTGAATTTTATCCCCTGGCCTCTTGTTATTTAAAGGACAAGATGTGAGATGGGTTTTCAGATGGGTTGTACCATTCCTTGAGACGGCTGAAAGATTCTTGCCACAATGCTTGCATTTAGCCTTCCATTTTCCATCAACACACACTTGGGTGAAGTCATTCCACACTTTAGAATATTGCTTCCTCTTTTTACCAGGACCAGCAGCTTGTTCCTCTCCATCTGAATTGTGCACAACATTTTTCTTCTGTTGTCTCAGTTGCAGCTGCTACAGCACCTGATGCTTGGGAGCCTGGAACTTGGGAGCTACTAGGTGTACTAGCCATTGCAACTGCAGAACAATTAACATGTTCAGATTCAGGGACTGGAAACCGAGCAGTCTGAAACTGAATGATACTACGTAACAGCAAGATAAGACAAGTTATCTCATGGCATGACCCAATCATTGTCAACCCAAATAATAGTCATATCTTGtataaaaaaacagaacaaacagaGCCACTTCTCACGTCATGCTGCATTTGTATGAAATCTGTATACCTGGTCACCCCTCATCTCAATACCATGATGAATCTGTGCTTAAGGCAACAAATATGCATTGGCTTGCGACCAACTCATCTTCTGAAGAATACTGaacatattctgaaattttcccCAGTTATTAATAACGGAAACCAAGCTTGCGTGGCTTACGATAAAAGGAATAGTAAAAAGAGTATATATATCCTTATCCATCACACCCCTAGTAATAATTAAGAACTTAGTTGCAACAGAATCAGTTAAGCGAGAAGCAAGACTTGATTGTCTGATCGACATGCCAAAATCATCACCACAATACTGAGACTTCAGATCAAGCCAATACGAATAGATCAAGCATATACAAGAGCAGATCTAGCGTACACAAGAGTAGATCAGTGCATGCGGCTGTCACTGCAGTACATACATGAGGGCGAGCGGCGGATGTACCTGTGGGAGCGCAGACCGGAGGGGGCctggagcggcggccggagggggAGAGGCCGACCGGAGGGGATCTGCTGGCCGTCGACCGGAGGGGATTTGCTAGCCGCTGAGTCGCCGAGTCGAAGGGGAGCTGCTAGCCACCGAGACCCTGAGCCCGCCAGGGAGAGCGCCGGCCGGAGAGGGAGACGCCAACCGGAGGGgagagcggcggccggaggggaGCCAGCGGCCCTGGAGGGCTGGAGGCCGAGCGCCCGAGGGCGGAGGGGGCGATGGGGTTTGCGGGCTTGCGGCTGGGAGCCTGGGACTGGGAGTCGGGGAGACGGGGACTCGGGGGTCGGGGTGGGTGAGTGGCGGCTGGGTCGCTGGGAGGCTGGGAAACCCTAGAAATTCTTATATATACTCATGTAtttggacccacatgtcagcgggTATGCGGGTTTGCGGGTTCGGGTATTAAATTTTGAAATCCGTTAGCAAATACCCGTCGGGTTTGAATTCGTacccgcgcccgtgcccgcggGTACGAACCCAGACCCGAATTCGCGCCCAACGGGTTCGGTGTCCGCGGATTTGCGGGTTTTTtctacccgttgccatcttgcTTGTTGATTATTATCTCTAGACGAAGATCCTGTTTGGTTCGTGATACTTTTCTATAAGTCCCTAGTACTTATGGGGCTAAATAACTAAACAGAAGAAATTTTTTGAAGCTAAAAGTAGGTTAGAGGCTAAAGAATGAAAAGTTCCTCTTGAGAAgctttttgaaatttttggcCTACAATTCCACCCTACCCCCGTGGTCCCCCTCCTCTATCTCCATTATGGCtggctgcatgcatgcagaatAAGGGTAGTAGGGTACTTTGTTCACTTCATTTAATGTCCTTTAGTCCATCTAGTTCATAAAATCAAATAAGTAGGGACTAAACATTTTAGCCCAAGAACTAAATAGGCTAGAGACTTTTTGTAACCAGGGCCGAAGTTTCAGCATACTACAGGTAGGCACTAAGCATATATACACGTACAAAAAAGAGATGTGCTCTAAGTAGTGCCGATGTCAAAATAATAAAGTtttataactgcatgaaattggtccattcaatttttt
This window contains:
- the LOC120694547 gene encoding uncharacterized WD repeat-containing protein C2A9.03-like isoform X3 — protein: MKTTVEYGMLRDLVWATSKHDVYMAQNYSVMHWSSLLQRGEEVLNVIDNVFPKQKVQGARPLFRMQICSMAVRDNLMVAGGFRGELVCKYVDQPGVAFCTSVTEDDDNITNTVDLYESPNGSTRVIAGNNDCAVRVFDTERFRLLSHLTFPWPVNDTSVSPDAKLVAVLGDSSDCLIADLQSGKEIASLKGHLDYSFSSAWHPDGRVLATGNQDTTCRLWDVRNLSRSLAVLKGRIGAIRGLRFSSDGRFLAAAEAADFVHVYDARAGYAAEQEIDIFGEVAGVSFSPDAEALFVGVADRTYGSLIEFRRRHRHGYLDSYL
- the LOC120694547 gene encoding uncharacterized WD repeat-containing protein C2A9.03-like isoform X1, yielding MDMDLVDDLELLDDYDDLEFDRFGGAAGDTSGQNKNKYDTTSAAEYRNGKDMQGIPWERLQYSRDDYRGKRLNGYRNYESLSRSHELLDSECKQVDKKGTFYDFCFNTRLARSTVVHFQLRDLVWATSKHDVYMAQNYSVMHWSSLLQRGEEVLNVIDNVFPKQKVQGARPLFRMQICSMAVRDNLMVAGGFRGELVCKYVDQPGVAFCTSVTEDDDNITNTVDLYESPNGSTRVIAGNNDCAVRVFDTERFRLLSHLTFPWPVNDTSVSPDAKLVAVLGDSSDCLIADLQSGKEIASLKGHLDYSFSSAWHPDGRVLATGNQDTTCRLWDVRNLSRSLAVLKGRIGAIRGLRFSSDGRFLAAAEAADFVHVYDARAGYAAEQEIDIFGEVAGVSFSPDAEALFVGVADRTYGSLIEFRRRHRHGYLDSYL
- the LOC120694547 gene encoding uncharacterized WD repeat-containing protein C2A9.03-like isoform X4, giving the protein MLRDLVWATSKHDVYMAQNYSVMHWSSLLQRGEEVLNVIDNVFPKQKVQGARPLFRMQICSMAVRDNLMVAGGFRGELVCKYVDQPGVAFCTSVTEDDDNITNTVDLYESPNGSTRVIAGNNDCAVRVFDTERFRLLSHLTFPWPVNDTSVSPDAKLVAVLGDSSDCLIADLQSGKEIASLKGHLDYSFSSAWHPDGRVLATGNQDTTCRLWDVRNLSRSLAVLKGRIGAIRGLRFSSDGRFLAAAEAADFVHVYDARAGYAAEQEIDIFGEVAGVSFSPDAEALFVGVADRTYGSLIEFRRRHRHGYLDSYL
- the LOC120694547 gene encoding uncharacterized WD repeat-containing protein C2A9.03-like isoform X2, encoding MDMDLVDDLELLDDYDDLEFDRFGGAAGDTSGQNKNKYDTTSAAEYRNGKDMQGIPWERLQYSRDDYRGKRLNGYRNYESLSRSHELLDSECKQVDKKGTFYDFCFNTRLARSTVVHFQLRDLVWATSKHDVYMAQNYSVMHWSSLLQRGEEVLNVIDNVFPKQVQGARPLFRMQICSMAVRDNLMVAGGFRGELVCKYVDQPGVAFCTSVTEDDDNITNTVDLYESPNGSTRVIAGNNDCAVRVFDTERFRLLSHLTFPWPVNDTSVSPDAKLVAVLGDSSDCLIADLQSGKEIASLKGHLDYSFSSAWHPDGRVLATGNQDTTCRLWDVRNLSRSLAVLKGRIGAIRGLRFSSDGRFLAAAEAADFVHVYDARAGYAAEQEIDIFGEVAGVSFSPDAEALFVGVADRTYGSLIEFRRRHRHGYLDSYL
- the LOC120695590 gene encoding zinc finger BED domain-containing protein RICESLEEPER 2-like, whose amino-acid sequence is MSAAMIEKYDKYWADIHGLMAVAVILDPRLKMTMLHACYIALFGEENAEIYVEEAHELLSDLMKHYQVKEHDYVGTSSSGASSSVDAAAVLSIFKTLATNKKTNSYVRSKNELDRYLDEETLPHDDNYFDILGWWKLEGTRYPTLRQITRDILAIPITTVASESAFSTSGRVLSEHRSRLTPKILEALMCGQSWLRHTLKDDGDRANSFWSCLEDIQEEMKADSCINSADSD